Genomic segment of Tautonia rosea:
TGCGAAGAGCAGGCACCAGGAGTTGTCGGACCCCTCCGATGGCTTGGCGCAGGAGCCTTCCGGCCTGCAGCTTCGGCAGGCATCGGCCAGTTCCGCCACGGTCGTGTCGTCGCTGATGGCCTCGCTCCGGGTGATGAGCCAGACCATTGCGATCATCGCCGCCAGCCCAACGGCGATGCCGGCGGCAAAAGCGAAAAGGAGGCGGGTACGAGCAGGAAAGGTTACCATGCAGCGACTATAGCAGTGAACTACTAACGAACATCTGAAAAATTCGGGGAAAGATTGACCCCGCATGTTTAACATGTTAAACATATTGATGTAATGGAAACAAGGGGACATGTATGCTGGGTGTACGACTGGAGCCGGAAATCGAGCAGCGCCTGACGGCGATTGCGAAGCAAACGGGGCGTAGCAAGAGCTACTACGTCCGCGAAGCTATTTTGCAGCTGATAGAAGACTGGGAAGACAACGCCGCCGCCATTGAAGCCCTGGAAAACCCGGGGAAGCGATGGACGCTTGAGGAGCTTGTGGAAGGCCGCGATCTCGAGGGTAAATGACCTGGCGTGTTGAATTCGACGACCGCGCACGCCGGTCCCTCCGTAAGCTCAACCCTCATATCCAGGAGCAGATTCTGGAGTATCTGCGTTCCCGTATCGCCACCGCAGAGGACCCGAGGCGGTTCGGCAAGCCGCTTTCCGGAAGCAAAGCAGGGCTATGGCGCTACCGCATTGGCGATCATCGAATCATCTGCTCAATAGCAGATGACAGACTTGTCGTGCTCGTAGTAGCGCTCGGGCACCGCAAGCTGATCTATCAGTAAACCGGGCTCAGCCCAGCGGCCGGATGCACTCCGGGCGATTGTTCGCCGGCCGGTTCACCATCGTCGATACCGGCCACGCTTCCATTGCTTCGGCAGGGAAGGGGACGAGGAGGGGCTCAAGCCGTTCCGGTTCCTGAACTTCCTGGCTGAGCCAGAGCCCGTATGCGTCGTTCGCCACGATCACCGGCATCCGGTCATGAATCGGCTCCATCAGCGCGTTCGGCTCCGTCGTTATGATGGAGCACGACTCGAACGCACCGTCCGGGCCTTCCCAGTAGTCCCAGAGCCCGGCGAAGCCGAACGGGCTGCCATCCTTCAGCCGGATGAAATACGCCTGCTTCCGGCTGCCCTCACGCTTCCACTCGTAGAAACCATCGGCGATCACGAGGCAGCGTTTCCGCCGGAAGGCATGGCGGAAGGCGGGTTTTTCGGCCACCGTCTCGGCCCGGGCGTTGATCATCCGGTTGCCGATGGAGGGGTCCTTTGCCCACGACGGCACCAGCCCCCAGCGCATCAGGTCGCACCGCCTGGCTCCGGAGTCGGGATCCCGCCGCACCGCCGCTACCGGCTGCGTCGGCGCGATATTGTAGCTCGCATCAAACGGCAGCGGGTCCGGGAGCTCGAACGCTTGCGCGATGCGTTCCGGCGATGAGGAGAGGGTGAAGCGTCCGCACATGGTCCTGAATATCGGCAGTGCCGGACCGGCCTTCAAGGGGGAGGGACGCTGGCCGGCCGGAGAAAAGCGTTGTATGCTTCGCGACGGTCTGGCACGATGTCGACGCCTGTTCACTGCAACTTCCGGACCGCAACCCATGCCGCAACCGCTTCAGCTCGAATTCTTCAGCCCGTACTCCGCCGGCCCGGTGCCACGGCCGCTGGTGGCGTTTCCGGTCTCGGCGGGTTTCCCGTCGCCGGCCGACGACCATCTCGAGGGCCGGATTGACCTGAACGAGTACGTGCTCACTCATCCGGCAGCCACGTTCTACGTCCGGGTGAGGGGCGATTCGATGTGCGGGGCCGGCATCCATGACGGCGATTTGCTCATCGTCGATCGTGCCGCTGAGTATGTGAACAACAGCATCGTCATCGCCCGCATCGGCGACGAGTTCACCGTCAAGCGCATCCGGGTGAAGGGGAAACGCATCTTCCTGATGCCCGAGAACGAGGCCTACGCGCCGATCGAGCTGAACGGCGAGGCCGACTGCGAAATCTGGGGCCGGGTGGTCGGATCGCTCCGCAAATTCTGAAGGCGGGCATTCCATGTTCGCCCTGGTCGATTGCAATAATTTCTATGCGTCCTGCGAACGCGTGTTCAATCCGACGCTCCGGGCCCGGCCGGTTGTCGTACTCTCCAACAACGACGGCTGCATTATCGCCCGCAGCCAGGAGGCGAAAGACCTCGGCCTGAAGATGGGCCAGCCGTATTTCGAGGCCCGGCCGCTCATCACAAAGCATGGCGTCGCCGTATTTTCCTCAAATTACGCCCTCTACGGCGATATGAGCCGCCGGGTCATGGAGACGCTGGAGCGGTTCTCGCCGGGG
This window contains:
- the relB gene encoding type II toxin-antitoxin system RelB family antitoxin encodes the protein MLGVRLEPEIEQRLTAIAKQTGRSKSYYVREAILQLIEDWEDNAAAIEALENPGKRWTLEELVEGRDLEGK
- a CDS encoding type II toxin-antitoxin system RelE family toxin, encoding MTWRVEFDDRARRSLRKLNPHIQEQILEYLRSRIATAEDPRRFGKPLSGSKAGLWRYRIGDHRIICSIADDRLVVLVVALGHRKLIYQ
- a CDS encoding SOS response-associated peptidase; its protein translation is MCGRFTLSSSPERIAQAFELPDPLPFDASYNIAPTQPVAAVRRDPDSGARRCDLMRWGLVPSWAKDPSIGNRMINARAETVAEKPAFRHAFRRKRCLVIADGFYEWKREGSRKQAYFIRLKDGSPFGFAGLWDYWEGPDGAFESCSIITTEPNALMEPIHDRMPVIVANDAYGLWLSQEVQEPERLEPLLVPFPAEAMEAWPVSTMVNRPANNRPECIRPLG
- a CDS encoding LexA family protein, with the translated sequence MPQPLQLEFFSPYSAGPVPRPLVAFPVSAGFPSPADDHLEGRIDLNEYVLTHPAATFYVRVRGDSMCGAGIHDGDLLIVDRAAEYVNNSIVIARIGDEFTVKRIRVKGKRIFLMPENEAYAPIELNGEADCEIWGRVVGSLRKF